Proteins found in one Bacillus sp. BGMRC 2118 genomic segment:
- the trmB gene encoding tRNA (guanosine(46)-N7)-methyltransferase TrmB, producing the protein MRLRHKPWAKDKLAEHASIVVHNPEEQKGKWHELFGNDNPIHIEVGTGKGRFITGMAKANPHINYIGIELQDSVIVGALDLIIEHATPNIRLLNQNADDLQSFFARNEIDRVYLNFSDPWPKNRHEKRRLTYKTYLKMYEDILVEKGEIHFKTDNQGLFEYSLRSFSEYGLLLKFVSLDLHKSDFEGNIMTEYEEKFASKGNRIYRSEVQYQS; encoded by the coding sequence ATGCGTCTACGTCATAAACCGTGGGCCAAAGATAAATTAGCCGAACATGCTTCAATAGTAGTGCATAACCCTGAAGAACAAAAAGGAAAATGGCATGAGCTTTTTGGAAATGATAATCCTATTCACATTGAAGTAGGAACTGGAAAAGGCAGATTTATTACAGGTATGGCAAAAGCAAACCCACACATTAATTATATTGGTATTGAATTGCAAGATAGTGTGATCGTCGGGGCTTTAGATTTAATAATAGAACATGCAACACCAAATATTCGTTTATTAAATCAAAATGCAGATGACTTACAATCGTTCTTTGCACGAAATGAAATTGATCGTGTTTATTTAAATTTCTCAGATCCCTGGCCCAAAAATCGTCATGAAAAAAGACGTTTAACGTATAAAACGTACTTAAAAATGTATGAAGATATTTTAGTGGAAAAAGGAGAAATTCACTTTAAAACCGATAATCAAGGGTTGTTTGAATATTCTCTAAGAAGTTTCTCTGAGTACGGATTGCTACTAAAATTCGTCAGTCTTGATCTTCATAAATCAGATTTCGAAGGAAACATTATGACAGAGTATGAAGAAAAGTTCGCAAGTAAAGGCAATCGAATATATCGTTCTGAAGTACAATATCAATCCTAA
- a CDS encoding M42 family metallopeptidase: MNQETLQLFKTLTELPGAPGNEHAVRKFMKLELEKYSDEIVQDRLGSIFGLRRGPENGPTVMVAGHMDEVGFMVTSITENGMLRFQPLGGWWSQVLLAQRVQIITDNGPVVGVIGSIPPHLLEESQRAKPMDIKNMLIDIGADDKEDVLRIGVKPGQQIVPICDFTPMANPKKVMAKAWDNRYGCGLSIELLKELKGEKLQNTLYSGATVQEEVGLRGAQTAANLIKPDIFFALDASPANDMSGDKTAFGQLGKGALLRILDRTMVTHKGMREFVLDTAESNSIPYQYFISQGGTDAGRVHISNEGVPSAVIGICSRYIHTHASIVHVDDYAAAKELIVKLVKSLDQTTVQTIRDNG, from the coding sequence ATGAACCAAGAAACTTTACAGTTATTTAAGACGTTAACTGAACTACCAGGTGCACCTGGTAATGAACATGCTGTACGAAAATTTATGAAATTAGAGTTAGAAAAATACTCAGATGAGATTGTTCAAGATCGACTTGGAAGTATTTTTGGCTTACGCCGTGGGCCTGAAAATGGGCCAACGGTAATGGTTGCTGGCCATATGGATGAAGTTGGATTTATGGTTACTTCGATTACTGAAAATGGAATGCTTCGATTTCAACCACTTGGAGGCTGGTGGAGTCAAGTCCTCTTGGCTCAACGTGTCCAAATCATCACGGACAATGGACCGGTAGTTGGTGTAATCGGTTCTATTCCTCCACATTTATTAGAGGAATCACAACGTGCAAAGCCAATGGATATAAAGAACATGCTAATTGATATTGGTGCAGACGACAAAGAAGATGTACTTCGAATTGGTGTTAAGCCAGGTCAACAAATCGTACCTATTTGTGACTTTACACCAATGGCTAACCCTAAAAAGGTTATGGCAAAGGCATGGGATAACCGATATGGTTGTGGATTATCAATTGAATTGTTAAAAGAGCTGAAGGGTGAGAAACTTCAAAATACGTTATATTCTGGTGCAACTGTTCAAGAAGAAGTTGGACTACGTGGTGCTCAAACTGCAGCTAACTTAATAAAACCGGATATTTTCTTTGCTCTAGATGCTAGTCCGGCCAACGATATGTCAGGTGACAAAACGGCATTTGGCCAGCTTGGCAAAGGAGCACTATTAAGAATTCTTGATCGTACAATGGTCACTCATAAAGGTATGAGAGAATTTGTGTTAGATACAGCTGAATCAAATAGCATTCCGTATCAATATTTTATTTCACAAGGTGGAACAGATGCAGGACGTGTTCATATCTCAAATGAAGGTGTTCCTTCCGCAGTAATTGGAATATGCTCAAGATATATTCATACACACGCTTCAATCGTACATGTTGATGATTATGCGGCTGCAAAGGAATTAATTGTGAAATTAGTCAAGTCACTTGATCAAACGACTGTTCAAACAATTAGAGATAATGGATAA
- a CDS encoding phosphotransferase family protein, with protein sequence MDYILGEEWEISPAGGATGEAYFAQHNDKKIFLKRNSSPFLAVLSAEGIVPKLIWTKRLENGDVITAQHWLDGRELKPADMQMKEVVMLLNKIHASKELLDMLMRIGKSPLRPEELLQDMETSSYFKVESVQNHSVSSALVYLRTSLEKIEDVEYVVCHGDINHNNWLLSNTNQMFLIDWDGAMVADPAIDIGMLLYSYIPEENWSSWLSHYGIELDDSLRHRMKWYVIYQTLLSIQWFEEKELHEQKHYAENYLHSLLD encoded by the coding sequence TTGGACTATATTTTAGGTGAAGAATGGGAAATCTCTCCTGCTGGTGGAGCAACTGGAGAAGCCTATTTCGCACAGCATAATGATAAAAAGATATTTTTAAAAAGAAATTCTTCTCCGTTTTTAGCAGTACTTTCTGCAGAAGGTATAGTCCCCAAGCTTATATGGACGAAGCGCTTAGAAAATGGGGATGTTATTACAGCGCAGCATTGGCTAGATGGAAGAGAATTAAAGCCGGCCGATATGCAGATGAAAGAAGTGGTGATGCTCTTAAATAAAATACATGCCTCAAAAGAGCTGCTGGACATGCTTATGAGAATAGGAAAGTCTCCATTAAGACCTGAGGAGCTGCTTCAGGATATGGAGACTTCAAGTTATTTTAAGGTGGAGAGTGTTCAGAACCATTCAGTTAGTAGTGCCTTAGTATACCTAAGAACAAGCCTAGAGAAAATTGAAGACGTTGAATATGTTGTATGTCACGGAGATATTAACCATAACAATTGGTTATTATCGAACACGAATCAAATGTTTTTAATTGATTGGGACGGTGCAATGGTAGCAGATCCAGCCATTGATATAGGAATGCTGTTGTATTCTTATATACCAGAGGAGAACTGGTCAAGCTGGCTGTCTCATTACGGAATTGAGCTTGATGACAGCCTTAGACATAGGATGAAATGGTATGTAATTTATCAAACGTTGTTATCCATTCAATGGTTTGAAGAGAAGGAACTGCATGAGCAAAAGCATTATGCGGAAAATTACTTACATTCTCTACTTGATTAG
- a CDS encoding thioredoxin family protein: MKKLENVEQYKEIIQNKVVLLFSADWCPDCRFIEPFLPEIEETYNEFTFYYVDRDQFIDLCVELDVFGIPSFVAYADGNELGRFVSKDRKTQDEIEQFLNGL, from the coding sequence ATGAAAAAGCTTGAAAATGTTGAACAGTATAAAGAAATTATACAAAATAAGGTGGTTTTACTTTTCTCAGCAGATTGGTGTCCTGATTGTCGTTTTATTGAACCATTTTTACCTGAGATTGAAGAAACGTACAATGAGTTTACTTTTTATTATGTAGATCGTGATCAATTTATCGATTTATGTGTGGAATTAGATGTATTTGGTATCCCAAGCTTTGTCGCGTATGCAGATGGAAATGAACTTGGCAGGTTCGTGAGTAAAGATCGAAAAACACAAGATGAAATTGAACAATTCTTAAACGGTCTGTAA
- a CDS encoding LrgB family protein has protein sequence MTYLLLFLSIAGTFFLYMGMRKMYRRYPLPFLIPVVTTSIIIIGLLLFFDISYDEYMHGAKWIDYILGPSVVAMAYPLFVQWERIKKNKAPIFIGVIMGTLGGIVTGILLGILFSLQQEEIMTIIPKSVTSPIAKDLSLMLGGNPSLTVAFVIIAGIFGSMAGPLLLKVFKVVHPYGIGIGMGAAAHGIGTAKAIEMGEEEGSTSSIAMTLCAVLSSFLCPMIGYFFLV, from the coding sequence ATGACTTACCTTCTTCTTTTTTTATCAATTGCTGGTACGTTCTTTCTATACATGGGTATGAGAAAAATGTACAGGAGATATCCCTTACCATTTTTAATCCCAGTTGTCACTACATCCATTATCATTATCGGTTTGTTACTCTTTTTTGACATTTCGTACGATGAGTATATGCATGGAGCAAAGTGGATTGATTATATATTAGGTCCGTCGGTTGTCGCCATGGCATATCCGTTATTTGTTCAATGGGAACGAATAAAGAAAAATAAAGCTCCTATTTTTATCGGTGTTATAATGGGAACACTTGGAGGAATCGTAACAGGAATTCTACTTGGTATCCTATTTTCTCTACAACAGGAGGAGATTATGACGATCATTCCGAAGTCGGTGACTTCACCAATTGCAAAAGATCTATCATTGATGCTAGGTGGAAATCCTTCATTAACGGTCGCATTTGTCATTATAGCTGGTATCTTTGGGAGTATGGCAGGGCCATTATTATTAAAGGTATTTAAAGTTGTCCATCCATATGGAATCGGTATAGGGATGGGGGCTGCCGCTCATGGAATCGGGACGGCAAAAGCAATTGAAATGGGTGAAGAGGAAGGCAGCACAAGTTCAATTGCCATGACCTTATGTGCTGTCTTATCGTCCTTCCTATGTCCGATGATTGGATACTTTTTTCTAGTATAG
- the pulA gene encoding type I pullulanase yields the protein MESHREFEAYLDELQVITILLPKHRVWDAVLEFTLLQPDGTTSLLQVQSFEDHPEFLKYQCESITPIPLGKTHYVLLGNTRTDLQIGAVVRTVQFDEEYYYHGEDLGATYLPHATFFKVWAPTATHVNVQLFNPDESKNSVHKMKRSEKGTWEITIEANLDRYRYIYHVCVNQVWREAVDPYVKSVTINGEKGVVIDPHKTELPQKRMVPLLQPTDAIIYETHIRDFTIHRESKIEKKATYNGFVESTKDTCIDYIKQLGITHIELLPINDFAGIDEGEPLASYNWGYNPLHYFSPEGSYSSNPKDPYARIIELQSMIQEIHNQGIRVIIDVVFNHVYIKEESAFEKIVPGYYFRYDGFGMPSNGTGVGNDLASERKMMRKFIIDCASYWIRVYNVDGLRFDLMGILDIETMNELREMADKVDPTILLFGEGWELNTPLPSEKKATIRNSYKLNRIGLFNDKFRDSIKGSTFNLYDRGFALGQCNRTNEVKNVMMGSIHNAGVKGLFSTPALSINYVESHDNHTFWDKAIVSNSSEEIETIRKRQRLATSMVLLAQGIPFIHSGQEFYRTKYGDSNSYQSPDSINEINWSQKSQFEKDVLYLKGLIDIRKSHGAFRFSKAEQVTSHMSFIQTVPELLAYRFNGVKDYGEWETIVVVFNNSAQAQYVEFDQKQSWCVLADQHEASWRPLYKLTTKKLVISPLSCHVFTR from the coding sequence ATGGAGTCGCATAGGGAATTTGAGGCATATCTTGATGAGTTACAAGTAATCACCATATTATTACCTAAGCATAGAGTGTGGGATGCCGTACTAGAATTTACACTATTGCAACCAGACGGAACAACATCTTTATTACAAGTTCAATCATTTGAAGATCATCCTGAATTTTTAAAATATCAATGTGAAAGTATTACGCCTATACCTCTAGGTAAAACTCATTACGTTCTTCTTGGTAACACACGGACTGACTTACAAATAGGAGCTGTAGTAAGGACGGTGCAATTTGATGAGGAATACTACTACCATGGTGAAGATTTAGGAGCTACCTATCTTCCTCATGCGACTTTCTTTAAAGTTTGGGCACCCACTGCAACACATGTAAACGTACAATTGTTTAATCCAGATGAGTCGAAAAATAGTGTCCATAAAATGAAGCGGTCAGAAAAAGGTACTTGGGAGATTACAATTGAAGCAAACTTGGATAGGTACAGGTATATCTACCATGTTTGTGTAAATCAAGTGTGGCGTGAAGCGGTGGATCCCTATGTTAAATCAGTTACAATCAATGGTGAAAAAGGGGTAGTGATCGATCCACATAAAACCGAATTACCGCAAAAGCGAATGGTCCCCTTACTGCAGCCGACAGATGCCATCATCTATGAAACGCATATACGGGATTTTACCATTCATAGAGAAAGTAAGATAGAGAAAAAGGCAACATATAACGGATTTGTAGAGAGCACAAAGGATACGTGTATTGATTATATAAAGCAACTTGGCATTACTCATATTGAGTTATTACCCATTAATGATTTTGCGGGAATAGATGAAGGCGAACCATTAGCCTCATATAATTGGGGCTACAATCCACTTCATTATTTTTCCCCGGAAGGAAGTTATAGTTCAAATCCGAAAGACCCCTATGCAAGAATCATAGAGTTACAATCAATGATTCAAGAAATTCATAATCAAGGAATTAGGGTCATTATCGATGTTGTGTTTAATCATGTATATATCAAGGAAGAATCAGCATTTGAAAAGATTGTTCCAGGATACTACTTCCGGTACGATGGATTTGGAATGCCATCTAACGGTACAGGTGTCGGAAATGATTTAGCATCCGAACGGAAAATGATGAGGAAATTTATCATTGATTGTGCATCATATTGGATACGTGTTTACAATGTAGACGGTCTTCGTTTTGACTTAATGGGTATATTGGATATAGAGACGATGAATGAACTGCGAGAAATGGCTGATAAAGTAGATCCAACCATTTTACTATTTGGAGAAGGGTGGGAATTGAATACCCCATTACCTTCTGAGAAAAAAGCAACAATTCGTAATTCTTATAAATTGAATCGAATTGGCCTATTTAATGATAAGTTTCGCGACAGCATAAAAGGCAGCACATTTAATTTGTATGACCGTGGGTTTGCTTTAGGGCAATGTAACCGTACAAATGAGGTAAAGAATGTAATGATGGGAAGCATTCACAATGCTGGTGTGAAAGGATTGTTTTCAACCCCTGCTTTGTCCATTAATTATGTAGAATCTCATGATAATCATACATTTTGGGATAAAGCGATTGTAAGTAATTCCTCTGAAGAGATAGAAACGATTAGAAAAAGACAACGGTTAGCGACGAGCATGGTCCTGCTGGCACAGGGGATTCCATTTATTCATAGCGGTCAAGAGTTTTATCGAACGAAGTATGGAGACAGCAACAGTTATCAATCCCCGGATTCTATTAATGAAATAAACTGGAGTCAAAAATCACAATTTGAGAAAGATGTTCTCTATCTTAAGGGATTAATAGACATCAGAAAGTCTCATGGTGCATTTCGTTTTTCAAAAGCAGAACAGGTTACATCACATATGTCTTTTATTCAAACTGTACCAGAACTCTTAGCATATAGATTTAACGGAGTAAAGGACTATGGGGAATGGGAGACAATCGTGGTTGTTTTTAATAACAGTGCCCAAGCACAATACGTAGAATTTGATCAAAAACAAAGCTGGTGTGTTCTTGCGGATCAACATGAGGCTAGTTGGAGACCATTATATAAGCTGACAACTAAAAAATTAGTCATATCCCCATTGAGTTGTCATGTTTTTACAAGGTAA
- a CDS encoding DUF84 family protein — protein sequence MKTIAIGSKNFAKVEAVKEIFGNQEIISISVPSNVSNQPFSDEETMTGARNRANNALIEARTNIGIGLEGGVVQMKDDLYLCNWGAIVDENGYYAVASGAKILLPKEVGRELIKGRELGPIMDEYAKLQNVRHLEGAIGIFTNGLVNRKEMFKHIVMLLKGQYEYNR from the coding sequence ATGAAAACCATAGCAATTGGATCAAAAAATTTCGCAAAGGTTGAAGCAGTTAAGGAAATCTTTGGAAATCAGGAAATCATAAGCATTTCGGTACCATCCAACGTTTCCAATCAGCCATTTTCTGACGAAGAAACGATGACAGGAGCCCGTAATCGTGCAAATAATGCGTTAATTGAAGCAAGAACTAACATAGGTATTGGCCTCGAAGGTGGAGTCGTTCAAATGAAGGATGATTTATACCTTTGCAATTGGGGAGCAATTGTAGATGAGAATGGATATTATGCCGTGGCAAGTGGAGCTAAAATCTTGCTGCCAAAAGAAGTTGGTCGGGAATTGATAAAAGGGAGAGAGCTTGGACCCATTATGGATGAATATGCAAAGTTGCAAAACGTTCGCCATCTAGAAGGGGCAATTGGAATTTTTACAAACGGATTAGTGAATCGAAAAGAAATGTTTAAGCATATTGTTATGCTCTTGAAAGGGCAATATGAATATAATAGGTGA
- a CDS encoding DUF1444 domain-containing protein, translating to MKMTSKKMKEILEARLNNPDWSISFNAKEDTFRVIEKHVNKGVTVSLPGIISKWEVQKDAVIDEVVYYIEESLLALKQDNGLYGKEKKVFPVIRSTSFTTQSQEGKKLFYEDHTAETRIYYAIDLGRTYKLIDEETMEKEGWKVEQIREMATFNLRSLPTKVKKDTVAENDFYFLNSNDGYDASRILNESLLSQYEKDMKGTMAVAVPHQDVLIIADIQNETGYDILAQMTMSFFSNGLVPITALSFLYSDGELEPVFILGKNKPKRGN from the coding sequence ATGAAAATGACGAGTAAAAAAATGAAAGAAATACTCGAAGCAAGATTGAACAATCCTGACTGGAGTATTTCCTTTAATGCAAAAGAAGACACATTCCGTGTAATAGAAAAGCACGTAAATAAAGGAGTTACAGTCTCCTTACCAGGTATTATAAGTAAATGGGAAGTCCAAAAGGATGCTGTTATCGATGAAGTGGTCTATTACATTGAGGAATCTTTACTTGCTTTAAAACAAGATAATGGTTTGTATGGGAAAGAAAAGAAAGTGTTCCCAGTCATTCGTTCCACATCTTTTACAACTCAATCTCAAGAAGGAAAGAAGCTGTTTTATGAAGACCATACAGCTGAAACTAGAATTTATTACGCAATAGACTTAGGTAGAACGTATAAATTAATAGATGAAGAAACAATGGAAAAAGAAGGATGGAAGGTAGAACAGATTCGTGAGATGGCAACGTTTAATCTTCGTTCTCTTCCAACGAAAGTGAAAAAAGATACGGTTGCTGAAAACGACTTCTATTTTCTTAATTCAAATGATGGGTATGATGCAAGTAGAATACTAAATGAGTCCCTTTTATCACAATATGAAAAAGATATGAAGGGTACAATGGCTGTAGCTGTTCCACACCAGGATGTATTAATTATTGCAGATATACAAAATGAAACTGGTTATGACATATTAGCTCAGATGACGATGAGCTTTTTCTCTAATGGTCTTGTACCTATTACAGCTTTATCCTTTCTATACAGTGACGGAGAATTAGAACCTGTTTTCATACTAGGAAAAAATAAGCCGAAGAGAGGTAACTAA
- a CDS encoding DUF4479 domain-containing protein, whose product MNVFYNAQGIGDTLIISLQDCNRELKQYERIGNVARIFNSETNETIGFNIFNASEFITIEESGRVSLTEQLGNNIQQYLSENGIHEEINLDFSPKFVVGFVVEKEKHPNADKLSVCKVDVGTEILQIVCGARNIDAGQKVVVAKVGAVMPSGLLIKDAELRGVASSGMICSARELDLPDAPTEKGILVLGNEYETGQAFSNI is encoded by the coding sequence GTGAATGTATTTTACAATGCTCAAGGTATTGGTGATACGTTAATTATCTCGTTACAAGATTGTAACCGTGAACTAAAACAATACGAGCGTATAGGAAACGTTGCTAGAATATTCAATAGTGAAACCAATGAAACAATCGGTTTTAATATCTTTAATGCTTCTGAATTTATAACGATTGAAGAAAGTGGAAGAGTGTCCCTTACTGAACAATTAGGTAACAACATTCAACAATACTTATCGGAAAATGGAATTCATGAAGAAATAAATTTGGATTTCTCTCCAAAGTTTGTTGTAGGTTTTGTGGTGGAAAAAGAAAAGCATCCAAATGCAGATAAGTTAAGTGTATGTAAGGTAGATGTTGGCACAGAAATCTTACAAATAGTGTGTGGTGCACGGAATATTGATGCAGGTCAAAAGGTTGTTGTCGCAAAGGTTGGAGCAGTTATGCCAAGCGGTCTTCTAATCAAAGATGCTGAATTAAGAGGCGTTGCATCGTCAGGAATGATTTGTTCAGCACGTGAACTTGACCTTCCAGATGCCCCGACAGAAAAGGGAATACTCGTATTGGGAAATGAGTATGAAACAGGACAAGCATTCTCCAATATATAA
- a CDS encoding NERD domain-containing protein encodes MAQLIKLMDFISRYEMNTYRYPSQYIRLKKQHWNRLKNLWEQGLLEVEKLEEEETTKPEKRSLFRSFKGRLKKNQESAEEFESFTTQDFDELQESDGDLPLEHSFSKIPKTEDELKQRFLDDLIDFQIRWASSTIREKSYVDRPIYFDEELKYFLQRFPDNYLVLYKPVFLVQRAPIELEVIMISPTDTWCITILEGKENSVFYGSKDRFWAERYGEEEERMGLSPMISLNRMEKIVRNIYQYHEVDLPIRKVVLNRTGYIDYPYAPVDTMLIDKRVYEEWFSSLRRLSSPLKSVQLKAAKVLLQHCQTTYVKRPEWDMNDVT; translated from the coding sequence ATGGCTCAACTAATTAAATTAATGGATTTTATCTCGAGATATGAAATGAACACGTATCGCTATCCGAGTCAATATATCCGATTAAAGAAACAGCATTGGAATCGATTAAAGAACTTATGGGAGCAAGGCCTTCTAGAAGTAGAAAAACTAGAAGAAGAAGAAACGACAAAGCCGGAGAAACGTTCACTCTTTCGTTCATTCAAAGGTCGACTTAAGAAAAATCAGGAGTCAGCAGAAGAATTTGAAAGCTTCACTACTCAAGACTTTGATGAACTGCAGGAATCTGATGGGGATTTACCACTAGAGCATAGTTTTAGTAAAATTCCTAAAACTGAAGATGAACTGAAACAACGATTTTTAGATGACTTAATCGATTTTCAGATTAGATGGGCTAGTTCGACGATTCGAGAAAAATCATATGTTGACAGGCCAATATACTTTGATGAAGAGTTAAAGTACTTTCTACAACGGTTTCCTGATAATTATTTAGTGCTATATAAACCGGTTTTTCTAGTACAAAGAGCGCCAATAGAGTTAGAAGTCATCATGATTAGCCCTACAGACACATGGTGTATTACAATATTGGAGGGGAAAGAAAATAGTGTCTTCTATGGATCCAAGGATCGGTTTTGGGCTGAAAGATATGGGGAAGAAGAAGAACGGATGGGATTAAGTCCGATGATTTCATTAAATCGAATGGAGAAAATTGTTCGTAATATTTATCAATACCATGAAGTGGATTTACCAATTAGGAAGGTTGTATTAAACAGAACGGGGTATATTGATTATCCATATGCACCTGTTGACACCATGTTGATTGATAAACGTGTGTATGAAGAGTGGTTTTCATCATTACGACGATTATCATCTCCCCTAAAATCAGTACAATTAAAAGCGGCTAAGGTTTTACTTCAACATTGTCAGACTACGTATGTTAAGAGACCAGAATGGGATATGAATGATGTGACGTGA
- a CDS encoding MBL fold metallo-hydrolase, which translates to METLKLGKLTLTWLNGGVTHLDGGAMFGVVPKTLWSRRYEVNERNLIELRTDPILIQDGKRNFLVDSGIGNHKMTEKMKRNFGVEEEAQLDESLAKLGLSTKDIDCVLMTHLHFDHACGLTKWNEDSLVPTFENAVIHTSKIEWDEMQHPNIRSKNTYWKDNWSAIVHQVQPFTESITISEEISMYHTGGHSDGHSIIVMESEGEKALHLADILPTHAHQNPLWVMAYDDYPMQSIKEKQHWIERGLHDQMWFTFYHDAKYRALKWDQEGNINQTIERKK; encoded by the coding sequence ATGGAAACATTAAAGCTTGGTAAATTAACATTAACATGGCTAAATGGTGGGGTCACACATTTGGATGGTGGTGCGATGTTTGGTGTTGTCCCTAAAACATTATGGTCGAGACGCTATGAAGTAAATGAAAGAAATTTAATTGAACTTCGGACAGATCCAATTTTGATTCAAGATGGAAAGCGAAATTTCCTGGTTGATTCAGGTATTGGTAATCATAAAATGACAGAAAAAATGAAGAGAAACTTTGGAGTGGAAGAAGAAGCACAGTTAGATGAATCACTCGCTAAGCTTGGTCTTTCAACGAAGGATATTGATTGTGTATTAATGACGCATTTACATTTTGATCATGCGTGTGGACTGACAAAATGGAATGAAGATTCGTTAGTTCCTACTTTTGAGAACGCTGTCATACATACTTCTAAAATTGAGTGGGACGAAATGCAACATCCAAATATCCGATCTAAGAATACTTACTGGAAAGATAATTGGTCAGCCATTGTGCATCAAGTTCAGCCGTTTACTGAGAGTATTACGATATCAGAAGAAATCTCTATGTATCACACTGGAGGTCATAGTGATGGGCATTCCATTATCGTGATGGAATCGGAAGGTGAAAAGGCACTACATTTAGCTGATATCCTACCTACCCATGCACATCAAAACCCATTATGGGTGATGGCATACGATGACTATCCTATGCAATCGATTAAAGAAAAGCAACATTGGATTGAAAGAGGACTACATGACCAGATGTGGTTTACATTTTATCATGATGCAAAGTATCGTGCATTGAAATGGGATCAGGAAGGGAATATTAATCAGACAATTGAGCGAAAAAAATAG